The Bacteroidia bacterium DNA window TATACGTTTCAAATTGTTCATAATCCCTAATGTAATCATCAGCATCATAAACCATAGAAGCCATAACCAAACAAACTGCTCCAGAAGAAAAATCATCCAATTCACGCCATATACCAGGGACTATAAGTAATCCCTGATAAGGTCGATTCAAAGTAAAAGTTCTTTTCACATTTCCATCATCCAATGTAACATTAAAACTGCCACTAGCTGCAACAATCAATTGTCGAAGTTCTTTATGAGCATGGCCTCCACGTGACTCCCCTCCGGGAACATCATAAAGATAATAAACTCGTTTTACATCAAATGGAACAGTAACTC harbors:
- a CDS encoding WxcM-like domain-containing protein, coding for MKRSTVYDCTIIEIDKHQHDKGNISVIENGVTVPFDVKRVYYLYDVPGGESRGGHAHKELRQLIVAASGSFNVTLDDGNVKRTFTLNRPYQGLLIVPGIWRELDDFSSGAVCLVMASMVYDADDYIRDYEQFETYKL